The following nucleotide sequence is from Strix uralensis isolate ZFMK-TIS-50842 chromosome 15, bStrUra1, whole genome shotgun sequence.
CAGAATAGGACAGAAAAAACGGCAAAGAGCTCATTTGCAACAAACCAGAGACACATTATCAAACAGAATTCAATAAATGTGCAACTGATGAAGTTCAGGAGCTGAAATTTCAGGTAAACTGCTTATACTATATCAGTGTTACATTTATTAAACAAATCAAGTTCTGATTTAGGTACTGTCTCTGTAGAATATCTTTATGGATAACTGTATAACTTTAATAACTGAGAAACTCTTATTTCCACGCACATCAAATTTCAGCATCCTTATTCTTTACTCCAAGGTGTTATATTAAATTCCTAATTATTTGGACTTGACTTTAAAATTCTGGAGAGATCAGGTAAACTAGTATGAGGACTAAAAGCCTGAACAGATGCACAGCAAGGGTCTAATAAACCTCCAATTTGTCTACAGTTCTCTGGGGTCAGCCAGAGGAATTCAGCATAGTGATTTCTTTTTGCAGAAAGCCAGAAGGAATGGAGAAACAATACAAGTTGGcagctgaaagtatttttttcaggattaaagTGGAAGAGAAAGTAGGCAGAGGGTAAAGGACCTGCTACTGTACATACAAACAACAAAATGCTTAGAGATCCAGCATTGAAGTCGCTGAATTTTATAGTCCCatgaaaattaactgaaacattAATACCATCAGCTACAAAAAGattacagatatatatatatgtcataTCATTAATTTGAACTGTGGAACCTGATCCTTCAGGAGAGTTAAGTATCCAGGGAGTCTCATTAGTGGAACTGCTCATGTTTAAAGGGTATGAGCTTGGCCATAAGCTGCAGCGGGAAGTTGCTCAGTGGTACTTTTCCCCTGCAGGAAACAGGAGATAATTCAGAGTACCTGACTGCCCCCTGACAAAGGCAGCTAGCTGGTGTTTAGCCCAGGTAAGAGCCTGCAAAGAGACAGGACTCGAAGGGGTAATGCTTTGTGTGCCTATACTGAACATGGGACACACATTCAAGCACCTTCCTGAGTTGGGGTCCTAGACAGTGAATTTCActggcattttatttctttatcagaATAATAAAAGTACAGATAGCAGAGATGTGTTGTGAGTCAGCTGCTCTAAAATCAGTGCCAGCCCACAGAAGCTCATGTACATCCATATTTATACCACATGGATCATGCTCTCTGTGGTCAAGAATGTGACATGGACGTTCTGTCTGAGGATAATATAAAAGAAGCTGCCATCACAAAGactaaattatgtattttattccACTGATTGTATCTTTAATTGTTAAAAGCATAAAAACTTGGAATTACACAGTCACATAATTGGATCTAAGGCATACAAtgtacaaatatttataaaatcagtGTACAAAGTGGGCTGCATATAATTGcattaagtagaaaaaaaatgtacaggcATAAAAAGGGAGTCCCAAAGAGGAGGATACTATTAAAGTGCTAACAATAAAAAGATATACATAGTTCGTTACATGCATTAAAACAGCCTCGTATTTTATTCCTGTGATTGCCAAGAAACAACAAACATCATAGAACAAAAGTTAAATTAACACTTTGTCCTGCATTGACATCTACCACATGGGTTTGTTGCACCATGTCCTCTGAGGTTGCTGTGACAGAATAGGTGCCAGGAGAAACTTCAATGTAGATGTCTTCGGAAGCTTGTCTGgtctttagggggaaaaaaaacaagtttcattACTATTTAGTCATCTTAGATTtcccacagaaataaaaattttgaatttggataaaaaaaaattacatttcagctAGATAAATGTactaacatttttcaaaatatacaggCAGCCTGGACAAAACTGTAAAACATTTCTGTCAGTGCAAAAATTAGCAAGTGCTATACTCAAAGTATTTCATCTAATGTTTCAATCAATGGAAATAATCAACATGCTGTAATCTCTGCCTCACAGAACTGAAAGTTACCAACCTAAATGGTTTTGAACATAAACCTGGAAAACATCCATACAACAAGGCTGCTCTGCCTAATTTGTACTGTGGTACAGATTCCATGTTTCTCATCTTTTGTGACTTAGAAGTTCCCGAAATTGATTTGGTGAGGTGTTaggctttgaaaaataaaagttttcttttccttgaagaaCAGAAGTCTTCAGAGAGACTGTAAGAGGGCCAAGCATAACTGGCTAAGCAACTGCTGCGTGCCTTGCTGCATGCCTTTCCTCAGCACAGGGAGTGTCAGGAGCACAAATGAGGTGAGACTGGAGAACTGCTGGATTATTGCTGCTGATGCAATTCACAAGAGCCTAAAGATTAATCATGGTGTTTGACATTCTGTACCAGTCCAAAATATGAAGTAGACTCTTAACTGGTTATGTGCCAGAATGACACAATCTGGTTTGTAATTAATTGTGCAAGTCTCTGTATGCCCACCTATACATACGTTAGGATTGTGAATGCACCAGTGGTAAATCTTCTGTGCCGTCGCAAAGTCTCCATACCCGATCACAAATTTTAACCAGTTTGATGCAAAATGATAAAGAAATGCTATATATCAATTGAAAAACAAAGTATCCTATAAACTTACACGTTGCTGGCAAGTTTTAGCTTGACTGGGTGCTACAGAGGCTTCAGttctctgtaaagaaaaatatactgtttTCTAATGATACAACACAAAGGCAAATTCAGCCCCCGAAAGAAGGATGCTTTATGTACATGAAATTTTCCCCTCCACAGAAGGACTGGTATGATACTGATTGGTGCCACCAGAAGttactctgcctcccccctgACCCTGCAACAGAAGACTTGGATCAGTCCAGGTGTTCACATGCCTATGATGTCAAACCACATACATCAGTGTAAGCAAGTGTCACAGACACTAGATAGGTAACAACTGTCCCGTGGTGAGGGACAGAATAACctttaatcaaaaccaaaaccacctacttacttcctcctcttcagagGACTCCAGCTCTCTTTCCTCTGCTTGCCTGCCATGGTATCTGCAGATGTGTTTGATTTCATGCTCTTTGCATCTAGAGGCTGCCATGAAGCTATAGTACTTCTGGACAACAATAGAAACAGAATATTATGGAGAGAAGCATCAAAGCCATGCTCACAACTACTGTGGATTTACAATTAAAAGTGGAACTGCACAGCTATTGACCTTCTGTATTAACTGGCTGGTTTGTTCTTGTGTGAGGATGAAAACAATGCCTGGATGTGCACAGGACATCTGCGTTCTGGTACAAAACTGTCAGCCGTGGTTTTAGATGCCTGTCTCCTGACACAATACATAGGGACTCCAACACCTCAGGACTGAATTCATGAAAATATCAGGAGGAATGCTCTGGAAACATCTACCTGGTCAGGAAGAAATGCTCTGGTGGATGTGTATGCAAGCTAGGTGCTTTGCAACCTAGCCAGTGAAGACTGGTTCTGCAGGGCATGGGCAGGAGCAGTGCTCTAAAAGCAGAACATGTTAATACTAAAAAATTAGTTGGTAAAGAAGCTGAAGTGTCTTCAAGGCTGGCACCAGTAGCATAGCAGTTTTGAGAATTGTATTTAAGCCCACAGCAGCCCTTTTCTGGCTCCACAGTAAAGGTACTTGAATCTTCCCCACTGCAGATTAAATATTTGAGTACAGCTCTGCTGCCATCTGCTGTCACCAGAGAACTCCTCCCAGAGTTACCTTTTCGATCACCGGGACCAGAAGGTTCCAAAATATCTATTTAATTTCACTTCTATTTTCCTTGTCTCTGACTGTCAAGACTAAACTTAACAAAAGTAAGGCCAATAGCAATTCTTATTTCCAAATCTACTGCTGTGCTTTATTCTTTGAGGTTATGTACACATCAACGGATCTGGTTGCTCGTATTGTGGTTTACTGTGAAGCTATGTCCCAAAATACATGAAATACTCTGACCTATTGCATAATGCTTCACAGAGCATCTTTGTATCACAGGTGAGCTGGATCCTTTTACGTGATGTCACTGAGCAAATAAATGAAATCAAACTTTTGGTAAGAAATATGGGTAAACTTTAGTCCCTTAGTAACTCTAAAGAACTCAAATCATAATTTTAATCATTTGCCTAAATGGTTGTATTTGGCTGTGGATTTTTATTTGCACTTTGTAAACTTTACCCATGAACTTGTAGGTCTGAAAATTCCCCCCTCCCTCACCTTTTATGACTCTTCTCTACAGAAGATGGCTGAAACAGTATTGTCTTGGCTGATGCATAACTGTGGAAGCCACCCACTGCTTGTTCAAACTCTAATACTAACAGGACAGAGGATGAATCTCTATACAcagttacatttttgtttcatcttgggtaaaactattctgctAGAGTTGTTTTAGGATTAACTGGTTACTGTGTATGTAGTGCTTTGAAATGATAAAGGAGTTGCTTAAGAGCTAATCAGCTGTTGTGTGTTAAACTACTGTTTAACTTAATTGAAGACTTAGCCTCTGTTATTAACTCTGCAGACGAGGAGCTCCCTGCTGCATTATGATAACTGATTCTGAAGGGCATAGATGATGTAAACTGTGATGGGAGTTTTCAGAGACTATAATGCAGTAGTCGGGCTGCAGGGCTGCATTCACAAGGACGAGCTGCAGAGATGATCATACCCTGCAGAGTAACGACACCCAGCAGCCAGAGCCAACATGAAAGCTGTGGAGCTGTGCATCTGTGTGCCATACCTCTCCATTTCTACTTATCACAAATAAAGATGTGGTGCTGCTCAGAACTGAGCACACACTCCTTATCCAGTAGCAACTTCCCAAATCCAGTTTGCTTAAACAACACGGGGGAGGGTTAACTCTAAATTCAGAGCAAATGTGTGACACACAGCAATCTCTTTGCTTGAGATTCAGACTCTCCCTTACTTCTACCACCCAGAGCATACCGACTCTATCAGCCAGCATAAACAGCTCATGGTGGCATGATGAAAACCAAGGGTTAACTCTGTTGTAAAGCTACTTCACAGCAGAGGTGCAGAGGTACCCACCAGCACTGGAAACAACTCTGTACATTGTGACACCTGACAACCCTGCCTGCAGTGGCTGACACAATGTAATTTGTGATGTCATCTGACATTTCTGTCTCTCTAACCGTATTGCCTT
It contains:
- the AKIP1 gene encoding A-kinase-interacting protein 1 isoform X2; translated protein: MERARAGRTAGLARDVLERARRRPAGRLPASGPEEDSERLSAAFTSLVNLMNQATKECEKYYSFMAASRCKEHEIKHICRYHGRQAEERELESSEEEERTEASVAPSQAKTCQQRTRQASEDIYIEVSPGTYSVTATSEDMVQQTHVIFVFLML
- the AKIP1 gene encoding A-kinase-interacting protein 1 isoform X1, which produces MERARAGRTAGLARDVLERARRRPAGRLPASGPEEDSERLSAAFTSLVNLMNQATKECEKYYSFMAASRCKEHEIKHICRYHGRQAEERELESSEEEERTEASVAPSQAKTCQQRTRQASEDIYIEVSPGTYSVTATSEDMVQQTHVVDVNAGQSVNLTFVL
- the AKIP1 gene encoding A-kinase-interacting protein 1 isoform X3, giving the protein MNRKCRGAASLTGGGIAREEDSERLSAAFTSLVNLMNQATKECEKYYSFMAASRCKEHEIKHICRYHGRQAEERELESSEEEERTEASVAPSQAKTCQQRTRQASEDIYIEVSPGTYSVTATSEDMVQQTHVVDVNAGQSVNLTFVL